The following are from one region of the Ostrinia nubilalis chromosome 28, ilOstNubi1.1, whole genome shotgun sequence genome:
- the LOC135085287 gene encoding zinc finger protein 708-like encodes MDTKPEEIYIKPEINIEVEIEPYSDVPVEETNSKYVKVESQDSSSTKSLQNTESYYGTPETSTAVIESKRTIEFEGKVYENGKINRLQCPQCDNTFKNRANLRAHIKFIHSTDQDVVDCNICFRTFKSLLHLRSHKSSVHADEKEVACDYCDKTFLNKKKLNNHIFYCHPDDEENVSCEVCKKIFKTKYRLKVHIKQVHPEGQTVTCPECSKEFKNNMLLQRHVKWAHPSDGLIYRCPQCSRVLPSIDGYKRHMAAVHGTKNVSCDVCNKVFKTNGSLNRHMSTVHSNVKVERKKYKTGDLQCTACDKKFATNTAVLWHYEKCHSENKVDTSCQVCSREFCDLNNLKRHMETVHSEQSATCNICFKTYKSPMNLQRHIRITHAPPEAAKRCEICQKTFKCSMHLKIHNNVVHSKEGEFACSICNKVYSSKKYMNKHKKTHNSKEYPCTICTKFFKSTNDVTRHIRRVHMKNGDPDESMQENCSNKEMSCVKCGQMFPNDTELHAHIINCGLVKIEQNSNVISDENCCGKCGEVFNDATLLEAHIIQCGNIKIERIDDDDSIEINLDSKIANCVKCRRVFSNVTQLQTHKISCDGEIERREIKMEIEECDDE; translated from the coding sequence ATGGACACAAAGCCAGAGGAAATTTACATTAAACCAGAAATCAATATCGAAGTTGAAATCGAACCATACAGTGATGTTCCAGTGGAGGAGACGAACAGCAAATACGTTAAAGTAGAATCTCAAGACAGCAGCAGTACAAAAAGTCTTCAAAATACAGAGTCATACTATGGAACACCTGAAACGTCTACAGCAGTCATCGAATCAAAGAGAACGATAGAATTTGAAGGGAAAGTATACGAGAATGGTAAAATTAATAGATTACAATGTCCACAGTGCGATAATACGTTTAAGAATAGAGCCAATCTCAGAGCGCATATTAAATTCATACATTCCACCGACCAAGATGTTGTTGACTGCAACATTTGTTTTAGAACGTTCAAATCATTACTACATCTTCGATCTCACAAGAGTTCTGTCCACGCAGATGAAAAAGAAGTTGCTTGTGATTACTGTGACAAAACATTTTTGAATAAGAAAAAACTGAACAACCACATATTCTACTGCCACCCGGATGATGAAGAAAACGTCAGTTGTGAGGTATGTAAGAAGATTTTCAAAACCAAATACCGTCTGAAAGTCCACATCAAACAAGTTCATCCGGAAGGCCAAACGGTGACCTGTCCAGAATGTTCGAAGGAGTTTAAGAATAATATGCTTTTACAAAGACATGTTAAATGGGCTCATCCCTCAGATGGCTTGATTTACCGCTGCCCCCAATGCAGCAGGGTGTTACCATCGATAGATGGCTACAAACGCCACATGGCAGCCGTGCATGGCACCAAAAATGTCTCTTGTGACGTATGCAATAAGGTTTTCAAGACCAACGGTAGCTTGAATCGCCACATGTCAACAGTACACAGCAACGTAAAAGtcgaaagaaagaaatacaagACCGGGGATTTACAATGCACCGCGTGCGACAAGAAATTCGCTACAAACACAGCTGTACTGTGGCACTATGAGAAGTGTCACTCGGAAAATAAGGTGGATACATCTTGTCAGGTATGCTCGAGAGAGTTCTGCGATCTAAACAATTTAAAACGGCACATGGAAACCGTGCATTCTGAGCAAAGTGCGACGTGCAATATCTGCTTCAAAACGTACAAATCTCCTATGAACTTACAAAGGCACATAAGAATAACGCATGCGCCTCCCGAAGCGGCTAAAAGGTGCGAGATATGCCAGAAAACTTTCAAGTGCTCGATGCATCTAAAAATACATAACAACGTCGTTCATTCCAAAGAAGGAGAATTTGCTTGTTCAATTTGCAACAAGGTTTACTCCTCGAAAAAGTACATGAACAAGCATAAGAAAACTCATAATAGCAAAGAATATCCATGCACTATTTGTACAAAGTTCTTCAAATCTACTAACGATGTGACCAGGCATATAAGGAGGGTGCATATGAAAAACGGTGATCCAGATGAGTCAATGCAGGAAAACTGCAGCAACAAAGAGATGAGCTGTGTCAAATGTGGTCAGATGTTTCCAAATGACACAGAACTTCATGCTCATATTATAAATTGTGGACTTGTAAAAATAGAGCAGAATAGTAACGTAATAAGCGATGAAAACTGTTGTGGTAAATGTGGTGAAGTTTTCAACGATGCTACATTATTAGAGGCCCATATAATCCAGTGTGGGAACATTAAAATTGAAAGAATAGATGACGATGAttcaatagaaatcaatttagATAGCAAAATAGCTAATTGTGTCAAATGCAGAAGGGTTTTCAGCAATGTTACACAGCTACAGACACATAAAATCAGTTGTGACGGTGAAATAGAACGAAGAGAAATAAAAATGGAGATTGAAGAATGTGAtgatgaatag
- the LOC135085277 gene encoding zinc finger protein 184-like, producing MPLLACRGCLATEPRLFNLFKNNLYDEFGEVVGTPIFEGDDLPQHICGMCYAQLLKFVSFRDRCRKVQDMLDAMELQGLTITTSLIESIDRDSYNLLPRLTKVVPSLEDVCINENNKHEFIPDDSDDGRDVDQDSIPQSNMINETDCDDGEIDLPSQPDVSQFLVFKDQPKNNDAQLIRQNNAVAQPIRQNNAVAQPIRQNNAVVQPIQQKNVVVVPLRRNNAVSKPIRRNNAVQPIQANNSVVQPIQANNAVAQPILHNNAVVKLLQPNNSVVQPIQPNNAVVQPIQANNAVAQPILHNNAVVKLLQTNNSVVSPIQPNNAPIQLIRPDSNKVVKLWPVNSKVIQQIRPNLTKLVTLWPANNKVVQKVQPKNNAVVQPKQPKNNAVVQPKQRKNNAVVQSKQPKYYAVGKNQLKRCKLSKAFFEDPKYCELVKREFNIQITTLTKEQQIKEIQDKIFQGSKSALTCCLGCGKIFINAKLHEAHINKCHDESIGPHVCDICNYRFPKIAFLSRHKRTHKFRVSCTKCSFKSNDLSIMIQHSQWHSGVKIKCKYCDNVFDTKELLHAHIKSEHVNQIPWCKCCGQPFLKEFILRNHIKRFHSFLLKFDNNCTQCGLKFSSAEALNTHLTVTCGDFACVMCGTRLESEEFLKQHIIKDHSRWEVIKMVRCSQCLLEFYGEGSLAKHEETCGSGYPCHECGISLPDTESLQYHKETHLKSYHTCKECNLTFDSDNYRRHCEKYHHSKPEREYRCRRKTTARVWSVSGSIITSNVETPVASRPDEECKYICEVCGKGCPTKVSFKSHTYTHRARKLYKCELCNKSYRKKEYFQRHMMIHKGIKLYGCSLCEKRFHSASGRTRHIMRHAGIRRHVCNICKKAYVTSTEVKTHIKTVHMSQPTVPRKRRARKNKDIVVKTEDNTNIDLSNYVIDNEVEYEYVIEEVVTED from the exons ATGCCACTGCTAGCTTGCCGAGGCTGCCTTGCGACAGAGCCTCGGCTTTTCaatctattcaaaaataatttgtatGATGAGTTTGGGGAAGTTGTTGGTACACCG ATATTTGAAGGTGATGACCTACCGCAGCACATCTGTGGGATGTGCTACGCTCAGTTGCTGAAGTTCGTATCGTTCCGGGATCGCTGCCGGAAGGTGCAGGACATGTTGGACGCCATGGAGCTTCAAGGGTTAACG ATCACAACATCATTAATAGAATCCATTGACCGTGACTCTTACAACTTGCTGCCCAGACTCACAAAGGTGGTCCCATCGCTGGAAGATGTGTGTATAAACGAGAATAACAAACACGAGTTCATACCTGATGATTCCGACGATGGTAGAGACGTAGATCAAGATTCGATTCCACAAAGTAACATGATCAATGAAACAGACTGTGATGATGGAGAAATAGATCTCCCTTCGCAGCCAGATGTATCACAATTCCTGGTCTTTAAAGATCAGCCCAAAAATAATGATGCTCAACTGATACGACAAAATAATGCAGTAGCTCAACCAATTCGTCAAAATAATGCAGTAGCTCAACCAATTCGTCAAAATAATGCAGTAGTTCAACCaatacaacaaaaaaatgtAGTAGTTGTACCATTACGACGTAATAATGCAGTATCTAAACCTATACGACGTAATAATGCAGTTCAACCAATACAGGCCAATAATTCAGTAGTTCAACCAATACAGGCCAATAATGCAGTAGCTCAACCAATACTGCACAATAATGCAGTAGTTAAACTATTACAGCCCAATAATTCAGTAGTTCAACCAATACAACCCAATAATGCAGTAGTTCAACCAATACAGGCCAATAATGCAGTAGCTCAACCAATACTGCACAATAATGCAGTAGTCAAACTATTACAGACCAATAATTCAGTAGTTTCACCAATACAACCCAATAATGCACCAATTCAACTGATAAGGCCCGATAGTAACAAGGTAGTTAAACTTTGGCCTGTTAATAGCAAGGTAATTCAACAAATACGGCCAAATCTTACCAAGTTAGTTACACTATGGCCTGCTAATAATAAGGTAGTTCAAAAAGTACAGCCCAAAAATAATGCAGTCGTTCAACCGAAACAGCCCAAAAATAACGCAGTCGTTCAACCGAAACAGCGCAAAAATAACGCTGTCGTTCAATCAAAGCAGCCCAAATATTATGCTGTAGGgaaaaatcaattaaaacgtTGCAAACTCTCAAAAGCCTTTTTCGAAGATCCCAAATACTGCGAACTTGTCAAACGAGAGTTCAACATACAAATTACAACGTTGACGAAGGAACAACAAATTAAAGAAATACAGGACAAAATTTTCCAGGGGTCTAAATCGGCGCTAACATGCTGTTTAGGATGCGGGAAGATATTTATCAACGCAAAACTTCATGAGGCACACATTAATAAATGTCACGACGAATCAATCGGGCCGCATGTCTGCGATATATGCAACTATCGTTTCCCCAAAATTGCGTTTCTTTCCCGTCATAAGAGGACTCACAAATTCCGAGTTTCCTGCACAAAATGTAGTTTCAAATCCAACGATTTAAGCATTATGATTCAGCACTCACAGTGGCATTCTGGAGTGAAGATCAAGTGTAAATATTGTGATAATGTGTTCGATACAAAAGAGCTATTGCATGCACATATCAAAAGCGAGCATGTAAATCAAATACCCTGGTGTAAATGCTGCGGACAGCCTTTCCTAAAGGAATTCATTTTGAGGAACCATATCAAAAGATTTCACAGTTTCTTGCTGAAATTTGACAACAACTGTACGCAGTGTGGCTTAAAATTTTCAAGCGCTGAAGCGTTGAACACACATTTGACAGTCACTTGTGGAGATTTCGCGTGTGTGATGTGTGGAACACGTTTAGAGAGTGAAGAGTTTTTGAAACAGCATATTATTAAAGACCACTCAAGATGGGAGGTTATAAAAATGGTGCGATGCAGTCAGTGTCTGCTAGAGTTTTACGGGGAAGGATCTTTAGCTAAGCATGAAGAAACTTGCGGTAGTGGGTACCCATGCCATGAGTGCGGAATAAGCTTGCCTGATACCGAGTCGCTACAGTACCATAAAGAAACACATCTAAAGTCTTACCACACTTGTAAGGAG TGCAACTTGACATTTGACTCGGACAACTACCGTCGGCATTGTGAGAAATATCACCACTCCAAGCCAGAAAGAGAATATCGATGTC GCAGAAAAACAACAGCCCGCGTGTGGTCAGTTAGCGGCAGTATCATTACTTCCAACGTAGAGACGCCGGTCGCGTCCCGCCCTGATGAGGAATGCAAGTACATTTGCGAGGTCTGCGGCAAAGGGTGTCCG ACGAAGGTATCGTTCAAAAGCCACACTTACACCCACAGAGCTAGAAAATTGTACAAGTGTGAGCTATGTAATAAAAGCTACCGCAAAAAGGAATATTTCCag CGACATATGATGATACACAAGGGAATAAAACTGTACGGGTGTTCACTCTGCGAGAAAAGATTCCATAGTGCATCCGGCCGGACCAGACATATTATg AGGCACGCGGGTATTCGTCGACACGTCTGCAACATTTGCAAGAAAGCATACGTAACATCTACCGAAGTTAAAACTCATATCAAAACTGTACATATGTCTCAACCAACGGTACCAAGGAAACGGCGAGCTCGAAAAAACAAGGACATCGTTGTGAAGACTGAAGATAATACAAATATAGATCTGAGCAATTATGTTATTGACAACGAAGTTGAATACGAATATGTTATTGAAGAGGTAGTTACGGAAGATTGA
- the LOC135085294 gene encoding uncharacterized protein LOC135085294, which produces MDPNLSDSGCGSEEYTAGVRLVVLNLPEDEGEGLGFRLTRTLWDPYPWVRDVTPGARADSAGLKTGDCLLQADGKDLLGLPVGQVAGLIRGDGAGRGVSLLVWNCGVDPKDDPELLWSCGGGARGERSRRALAGVVKALSCCVCASTATRALNCARSHIYCEACWTRLERCALCRETLPPKDSPYARNLVAEQVFEAIATEYEIKDTLKKPRETVSAYTSPNRSPNTSPAAHRRGQYQMSMMNRKKAVQFNELGQNYGSDSNIHRSLNHEFIRRIPNVANSTTLPGNSGCSCQKTQTIPQIKIEDTEANEGCSNNCQNAIQHRLVARLRQACSLADLKNAPIQPCQLSRSLNSLGDCKGHHSSLDNLKNTSTNCDAPVFVLSTPPIYVLACDHNKNE; this is translated from the exons ATGGATCCTAACCTATCTGATAGCGGATGCGGAAGTGAAGAATACACGGCGGGTGTCCGACTTGTTGTT TTGAATTTACCAGAAGATGAAGGCGAAGGCCTTGGATTTCGGCTCACGAGGACGCTGTGGGATCCTTACCCTTGG GTGCGGGATGTAACTCCAGGAGCGAGGGCAGACTCAGCAGGCTTGAAGACGGGAGACTGCTTGCTGCAGGCCGATGGGAAAGACTTGCTTGGATTACCg gTAGGTCAAGTGGCTGGCTTGATTCGCGGTGATGGCGCCGGTAGAGGAGTGTCCCTACTTGTGTGGAACTGCGGCGTGGACCCTAAAGATGATCCAGAG TTGCTGTGGAGCTGCGGTGGCGGGGCTCGCGGCGAACGCTCGAGACGCGCGCTGGCTGGCGTAGTAAAGGCGCTATCTTGCTGCGTCTGCGCATCGACAGCTACTAGGGCACTAAACTGCGCCCGGTCTCACATCTATTGCGAGG CCTGCTGGACAAGATTGGAGCGATGCGCGTTATGCAGAGAAACCCTTCCTCCAAAAGACTCGCCGTATGCCAGAAACCTTGTAGCAGAACAA GTGTTTGAAGCAATAGCGACAGAGTACGAAATCAAAGACACCCTCAAGAAACCAAGAGAGACTGTATCAGCGTATACATCCCCGAACCGGTCTCCCAACACCTCCCCAGCTGCACACAGGAGAGGACAATACCAAATGTCCATGATGAACCGCAAAAAAGCCGTCCAATTCAACGAACTAGGACAAAACTACGGCTCAGATTCGAACATACATCGTTCTTTAAATCACGAGTTTATCAGAAGGATACCAAATGTCgccaactcaactacactacctGGCAACTCTGGTTGTAGCTGTCAAAAAACACAGACTATACCGCAAATCAAAATTGAAGACACTGAAGCAAACGAAGGGTGCTCAAATAACTGCCAAAACGCGATTCAACACAGACTAGTGGCGAGGTTGAGGCAAGCGTGCTCGTTAGCTGACCTCAAAAACGCGCCTATCCAGCCCTGTCAGCTGTCTAGGTCTCTAAATAGTTTAGGCGATTG CAAAGGGCACCACTCTTCGTTGGATAACCTGAAGAATACTTCTACAAATTGTG ATGCACCGGTATTTGTTCTATCTACACCACCAATCTACGTGTTAGCCTGTGATCATAATAAAAATGAGTAG